A region from the Mya arenaria isolate MELC-2E11 chromosome 2, ASM2691426v1 genome encodes:
- the LOC128216758 gene encoding cyclin-dependent kinase 2-associated protein 1-like — translation MNDDAESASNSPANITPNISNPGTPRSDAGLEMRGTPPPAPVQIQRPVASVNQQQQQQQLLLQHQQQLQQMQSQSKYTQLLAVIEDLGRDIRPTYAGSRTSAERLKRGIVHARILVRECLTECERSARS, via the coding sequence ATGAATGATGACGCAGAATCTGCGAGCAACTCACCGGCTAATATCACTCCAAATATTAGCAACCCTGGCACCCCCCGCTCAGATGCTGGATTGGAAATGAGGGGAACCCCGCCGCCTGCACCTGTTCAGATTCAACGTCCGGTAGCATCAGTGAaccagcaacaacaacaacagcaactgcTCCTTCAGCACCAACAGCAGTTACAACAAATGCAGAGTCAGAGCAAATATACTCAGCTATTGGCTGTGATTGAAGATTTGGGACGTGATATAAGGCCAACCTATGCAGGGAGTCGAACGTCAGCAGAAAGACTAAAGAGGGGCATTGTGCATGCTAGAATACTTGTACGCGAGTGCCTGACTGAATGTGAAAGAAGTGCAAGAAGTtaa